The Thermococcus celericrescens genomic interval TGGGGAATAGGAAGCGGCATCAGTCTCTTCATCGCCGCGGGTGTTTCCCAGACCGTTGTCACCAAGTCGCTTAATCCGTTCACCACCAGTCAGTACATAGACCCTGTTACTGGGGGTCCCGCTATAATCGGTGCCATTCCAGCGTTCATACAGCACCTGTTCTACGGGGACCTGACCGGCGCGCTGTACAGGGGCACCCTGCCGGACATGATGGACGTCCTTGCCACCATAGTGGTGTTCCTCGTGGTCGTCTACCTCGAGAGCATGCGCGTGGAGATACCCCTCAGCTACGGCCGCGTCACCGTCCGTGGAAGGTACCCGATAAGGTTCATGTACGTCAGCAACATACCGATCATCCTAACCTTTGCTCTCTACTCCAACATCCAGCTCTGGGCCAGGCTCCTCAACAACTACGGCTACACCTTCCTCGGAACGTTTGATGAGAACGGATACCCCCTGACTGGCTTCGTTACCTACCTCTACCCGCCGAGGGACATCTACCACGTCATAGCCGATCCTGGAAGGGCCCTCGTCTACGCGCTGATGACGATATTCTGGGCTATACTCTTTGGATTCCTGTGGGTCGAGCTGACGGGCCTTGACGCCAAGAGCATCGCCAGACAGCTTCAGAGGGCAGGGTTGCAGATACCAGGGTTCAGGCGCGACCCGAGGATACTCGAAAGGGTACTCAACAGGTACATCCCCTACGTTACCTTCTGGGGTTCGTTCACACTGGCGTTAGTCGCAGTGCTGGCGGACTTCCTGGGTGCCCTCGGTACTGGAACGGGAATCCTCCTTACGGTCGGTATCCTCTACAGGCTCTACGAGGAGATTGCAAGGGAGCAGGCCACGGAGATGTTCCCAGCACTCAGGAAATTCTTTACGAAGTGAGCCTTTTCTTTTCTTTCACAAAACCTTTTAAACTCGGTCCTGTTACTTTCTCCAGAAACCTTCCTGGGTGAGCGTGATGCCGTTTGTGGTCATGATAACAGGAATTCCAGGGGTAGGGAAGAGCACCATA includes:
- the secY gene encoding preprotein translocase subunit SecY: MGFRNVVFAIERYFPEVERPKRHVPLKEKFMWTGIVLLLYFILAEIPLYGIPAQIQDYFATLRFVLAGRSGSLLTLGIGPIVTASIIMQLLVGSEIVHLDLSNHEDRRFYQAAQKLFAVFMSFFEAAIYVFAGAFGKVDMGLGAFQTVTTPAGQVYIGLGLGILIILQLGFASVMLILLDELVSKWGIGSGISLFIAAGVSQTVVTKSLNPFTTSQYIDPVTGGPAIIGAIPAFIQHLFYGDLTGALYRGTLPDMMDVLATIVVFLVVVYLESMRVEIPLSYGRVTVRGRYPIRFMYVSNIPIILTFALYSNIQLWARLLNNYGYTFLGTFDENGYPLTGFVTYLYPPRDIYHVIADPGRALVYALMTIFWAILFGFLWVELTGLDAKSIARQLQRAGLQIPGFRRDPRILERVLNRYIPYVTFWGSFTLALVAVLADFLGALGTGTGILLTVGILYRLYEEIAREQATEMFPALRKFFTK